Within the Rhizobium sp. 007 genome, the region ACTTCAAGGGAGGTTCGGGCAAGACGACGACGTCGGCGCACCTGGCGCAATATCTCGCCCTTCGTGGGTATCGCGTCCTTGCCATCGACCTAGACCCCCAGGCAAGTCTTTCAGCCCTTTTCGGTCACCAGCCGGAAGTCGATGTTGGTCCCAACGAGACGCTCTACGGTGCTATCCGATATGATGATCAGCAAAGGCCGATCGCAGAGATCGTCAGGGCGACCTACATCCCCGACCTGCACCTTATCCCGGGCAATCTGGAGCTCATGGAGTTCGAACACGACACACCACGCGCGCTGATGAAACGTCAGCCCGGCGATACGCTGTTTTTTGCCCGTATTGGCCAGGCAATCTCGCAGGCACAAAATCTCTATGACGTAGTGATAATCGACTGCCCGCCACAGCTAGGTTACCTCACGTTGTCAGCGCTCACCGCTGCCACGTCCGTCCTCGTCACCGTGCATCCGCAGATGCTCGACGTGATGTCGATGAATCAGTTTCTTGCGATGACCGGAGATCTGCTCGAGGAGATCTCCGCAGCCGGCGCCCCTTCCGACTATAACTGGATGCGGTATCTGGTGACGCGGTTCGAACCAAGCGATGGTCCCCAGAACCAAATGGTAGCGTTCCTGCGGTCGATATTCGGTGACCATGTGCTGATCCACCCGATGTTGAAAAGTACGGCTGTCTCCGACGCGGGCCTAACAAATCAAACACTGTTTGAGGTCGAGCGCGGCCAATTTACACGTGCGACGTACGATCGGGCACTTGAATCGATGAACAACGTGAATGCCGAAATTGAAGGATTGATCAGGAAAGCGTGGGGTAGGGCCACATGAGCAGGAAGGACGTTTTCGCCAAACTTAACCCGCCGGGCGCCGCCGCTGCCGAGAGCTCGGCTGAAATCCGCGTCCAAAAGGGCCGTCTGCGGCCAATCCTTGGATCGCCCGATTTGATTCAGGACACGTCACGCTCTCCCGTCGGCGCGATCGGGCAGTCATTGAGCGAAGTCAGTGAACGCAGCCGCCGCGCTGACGACATCGAAAAGCGGCTCACGGAAGGCCTGGCGGTTGTTTCGCTGGACACTGCAGATATCGATCCGTCGTTCATTCCGGATCGTATGCCTGGAGCGGCCGAGGCGCATGATCGCCTTGTTAGCTCCATCCGAGAACAAGGCCAGCAGGTTCCGATCCTTGTGCGCCCGCATCCTGAAAGCCCTGGCCGCTATCAGATTGCCTTCGGCCACCGACGCCTTCGCGCCATTGCCGAGCTTGGTACTCGTGTGAGTGCCATTGTTCGAGATTTGACCGATGAGCAGCTCGTCGTCGCGCAGGGCCAGGAAAACAATGAGCGCCAGGATCTTACCTATATCGAAAAAGCTCGCTTTGCCGACAGGCTGCAGCAGCGCTTTTCTCGAGATGTGATCATGGCAGCGATGTCGCTATACAAGAGCGATTTGTCGAACATGCTGTCGGTGGTCGCTCGCATACCAGATGCGTTGATTGAATCGATCGGCCCTGCGCCGACCGTGGGCCGGCGCAGCTGGATCGAGCTTGCTGAGCTCTTGTCAAATACGAAGTCGCTGGACCGGGCTATCGCATTTACCGGAGCAAACGAGGTGCAAAGCCTTCCCTCGGAGGAACGGTTCAAGGCGCTCCTCGCACATCTGAAACCGCACCCGAAGAAGGCGAAGGCTGACGTGTGGTCAACGCGTGCTGGCGTCCGTCTTGCAAAAGTCACGCATAGCGACGCCAAGGTGGAAATCGTCATCGATCGAAAGGAGGCGCCCGAGTTCGCGTCCTTCGTTCTCGATAAGCTTCAATCTCTGTTCGAAGAGCATCGCTCGAAGAACTAAGTGCCTAAAGTCATAAAATCAGGAGAGTGCCGCAAAAGAAAAAAGCCCCCGAACGTCGCCGTCGCGGAAGCCCTTTTCGATGTTTAGCAGCTAGAGAATCGCACTTCCGGGAATCACTGTCAAGAGTCTAGGCGTCGGTTCGACGAGCAGATTTCTTTTGCCTTGAAGAAGGTGAAGGATAATGGAAAGCGGATATGTGACGACGCCCTTCGGGCGGCGGCCGATGTCGCTTGGCATGCTGGCAAGCCAGCAACTTGCCGAGACCATCGAGCCGGGGATGAAGCGTAGCAAATGGAAGCTGTTTAGGGCGATCTGCGAGGCACGGCCGGCGCTCGGCGTGACCGATCGCGCGCTGACAGTGCTCGACGCGCTCTTGACCTTCTACCCCGACGACGAAATCTCCGAGGAACGAGGTCTAATCGTCTTCCCATCGAACGCGCAGCTTTCGCTTCGCTCCCGCGGAATGACGCCTGCCACCCTTAGACGGCACCTTGCCGTCCTGGTCGATGCCGGTCTGATCGTGCGCAAGGACAGCCCGAACGGAAAACGCTACGTGCGACGCGATAGGGAAGGGGCTGTAGACGAGGCCTTCGGCTTCAGCGTCGCGCCGCTTCTCGCGCGTGCGGCCGAGATCGAAAGCCTCGCCGCCCAGGCGGTGGCCGATCGAGAACTGCTGCGAGTGACCAGGGAGCGCCTGACCGTCTGCCGGCGCGATCTTTCCAAGTTGATTGCCGCTGCCTTCGAAGAAGAGGTTTCCGGTGACTGGGAAGGCATTTCAGCGATATTTCAAACGCTCCTTGCCCGGATTCCTCGCGTTGCGACCGTCGAAAAATTGGCCCCGCTTCTCGACGAGATGGCATCGCTGCGAGCTGGGGTCATCAACCTGTTGGAAAAACGGATAAAAACACAAAAAATAAGCGCCAATGAGTCTCAACTTGAGCGCCACAAACAGAATTCAAATCCCGAATTCATCTATGAACTTGAACCAAGCTTCGAAACGAAGCAGGGCGAAAGGGCAGTGGCCAACAATAACCCGAACACCGAGCCGTCAGGTGAGCGGAGGCTAAAAGCGATGATACCTTCCGGCAAGGGCAACGGCGGAGCGCCCAGGGCGGCCGATTTGCATGCCGGTCACAGCCTGAAATCCTTCCCGCTCGGCCTTGTCCTCCAAGCCTGCCCGCAAATCCTCGACTATGGCCCCGGTGGAACGATCGGCAATTGGCGGGACCTGATGTCGGCAGCAGTGGTCGTACGATCCATGCTCGGCGTAAGTCCCTCGGCCTACGAGGAAGCCTGCGCGGGCATGGGTCCGGAAAACGCCGCAACTGTGATCGCCTGCATCCTAGAAAGGGGAGGGCATATCAACTCGGCCGGTGGTTACCTACGCGATCTGACGCGAAGGACCGAAAAAGGTGAGTTTGCGATCGGACCGATGCTGATGGCGCTTGTCCGAGCAAATGCCGGACTGCGGCGGAACGTCAGCTGACTGGTGGAACATCCCGGTTCCGACCGAAGGTGCCGGCCCGGATGAGGTTTGATTTCGGCGTACCGATGTCGGCCACTGCCGGGGATGACGCCGGGGTCGAATTGGCCTTCAAGCTGAGGGCCGTGGTTTGCGCCGCCAACCTGTCCTCATCACTGACTGGGCCGACCGGGTTTCCGTCGACGTCGTGGCGTTTGGCATCGGGCTGCGCACAAGCGAAGTAATAGCGCTTCGAATGGGTGTAGACCGAGGTCGCGCGGCGCAGCGCGCTCACCGGCAGATCAGGCTTCATTAGTAGCGCACGGATCTCGGTCCAGATGCCGAGTGCGAACGGCTTGATTGCATCTCCCTCACGTCGGGGCAATAATTCGATCGGTCGCACGAGCAGCGCATTGATCGCCTCAGCCTTGCCGATCTCGTTGGGCCCAGCGGCGATCACTCCTCGGCTTTCCGTCCACAGTTTCTGCATCTTCCACTCTCCTGGCTCCTTTCTGGTAACCAGGAAAGCATGCCGATTTCATGCCATTGCGAGTACGGCGGAGCGCAGGGAGAAGGCGAGAATCCGCCTCAGTCTAGGCTTGGGAATTCGTTGGCCCTATCGTAACTCTCCTCCAACATGAAAGCCGTTCAAAACATCGTCAAGGCAAGCCTCTTCTGTTGGAGGCCCCGGCTCTATGCGCTTGCAGAACATAGATTGAGTTTTAGAGAGGGAGTCGTTCCAGCGACGAGCGACGCCTGAGGTGGAGCAGTGAGTGCCCCAATCCGATTTCGTCCGCTACTCGCGGCATGACCCAGGATCAGGACATTCCAAACAGCGTAAAGCGCGCCGTCGAGGAGGTTCTTCGCGATCGCCTGGCCCGGCCGGTTTCGTGGTTGTGGACATTCGCACGGATCGCGACGTCGGCGGCGATCCTGCTTGTCGACGTAAACTGCAATTTGGTCGACCGTCCGATCAGCTCGAAAATCACCTTTGGACTTCCGACCGAAGTCCGCAAGGCTCTGATCTCGCTGGGCGAGAGCCGCTTCCCGCAGATCAGACACCATTTCAATGAACAGCAGAAGATCGCACGCTAACCCGCGTCGAACGATCTGATTGCTACCGCCCGCCGGCTTGCGAAGGCCAGTTCGCAACGGCCGCGCCAGTCGGACCTGAAAAGAGGCGTGAGCATAGCCTATTGCGCCTCTTCCGGAGCCGGGGCAATGACTTGCCTTGCGCCCGTTCGCTCAGTGTCCGATAGGCTCGTGTGCTATGCCTGGAACGGGATCGTCCGCCCCGGCTGTCTCGCCTGCTCTTTCGTGTAGGAAACACCGTGCACTTTTATGCCTTGGGCGTTCAGTAAAGTGATAATCCCACCCTTGTTGGAGAGAGCCACTGGCGCTTTGATTTGGATAACCTGCGTAGCACCGCCCGCGATCGAGCCAGAAAGGGGCATCGCGTTCTTCTGCTTGTCCTTGATCTGCCAGCCGGCGAGATCGACTGGAACGTCGGCGGTGTTGAGCAGTGTGACCGTCTCGCGTTCAGGTGTTCTGACGTCGTTGACATATGCCGCGATGACGCGAACGAGACCATCCGGCACTTCGAACGTGGGAATGCGGTCGCGGTCGACCGGCGCATGCGGCCGGTTCGGATGCTCGCGATCCTGCGGCACGATGAGAGAGCCATCGCCATCGTCCGAGTGCCATGCCTGTGTCTGGAACTTCAGGAAGATCGCTACCCACTGCTTCTCACGGGGAAACTCGATGATCAGCCCGCCATCCTGCCACGGCCCATTTTGCGCAGCAAAGCGGCCCGGCGGATTGCCCTGATTGAAATGAATGTCGTGGATGCCTCGGCCCGGCTTGAAGCCGAAATACTTGTCTGCCTTGTTGTTCTCGGGCCCCCATGTTTCGCCAAAGGCGTAGATCATCGCCTCCTCGTCCGACATGGCGCGCTGGATGTAGGCATCGATCTTCTCGTTCAGATCGTTATCGGGTCCGGATGCCGATATCGGCAGCGGTTTAAGCTCCCAGGGCTGCATGAGATTGCCGCGGATGAAGTCAAGTGCGACGCCACCCGGTTGGCTCGGGGTCTTGTGGAGCCCTTCGGGCAGCTCTGCGAGCAGATCCGTGACCGGATGCTCAAATTGTGACCGGACGAGAAATTCGACCTCGCTGCCATCCTGAGAGCGGACATTTATGGCGATACGATGCAACGTGCCGTTTTCCGAGACAAGCACCTGATAATGCGGGCTTGCGCCCGATGCCAGGCGATTGTTGATCGGTCTTCCCTTGAGAACGGCGTAATTGTTGAGTGGCATGACATCCTCCGCGTCAGTTGTTTTCAGGCCGAGCGCTCCGGCGCATTGCTTGTTTACCCTTCAGGTGTGTGGCGGCTCCTACGAGCCTCTAAGCAAGGGATGCGCAACTCTTCGGTAGCGCCATTGCGGTTTTGCTGGAATGATCGGTATTCACGTAGTCGCCCAGACCGGTCTGGAGAGCATTGAACAGATCGAGTGCTCTGCGAGCAGCCTTGCCCGGCATTTCGCCGGCAATCGTGTCGTATTTGAATGACACTTCCGCGACAGACGGTGGCCCTGGCGCTGTCTCGAAGTACCAGCAGGTCAGTGTGAACTCTCCAATGATGTCCTTACCAATCCGCACTTGAGTTCCCTTGGCAGCAAGCTCATGGATCACCGGCCCGCCGACTAGGGCCTCGTCCCCCACCAGCGGCCGGCTTAGCAATCCTTCAAGTGTCGGGAAGAGTTTTCCCAAACGGGCTTCGGTGCGGTTAGATTGGTCCCAGCGACGGTCAAGTTTTGTCGTCAGAGAATAGCGGCTTCGAGTTGAGTGCCTCCCCGGGAATACGACCGGCGATGCGGGACCCTGTGGCTTCACTTCCAACGGGGCTATGTCTTCTTCAAACTTAGTCGTTGCCCCATCGGAACCTGGCAGGTGTGTATTCGCCACTACGAAAAAGTCTGCCATGCGCAACTTGAGCGCTATTTCCTGCCGACTGGAATCTGCGATCCCATTGGAAGCGTCCACGCGAGAGCGCAGTACGAATTCGGCTGCGGTCAGGGCACAGTCCCGCGTATCCCAGAAACGCAATATCCGTTCGAGCAGCTTGTCGAATGTGTCTGAAACGCAAAGGCTTCCGCCCCAATGCCTGTCGAGGATGGGCGCGATTTCGCCATCCCAAAATGCGTTCGCATGCGCTTTTGTGAGCAGAGTGCCGAACTTTGCGGGATTGAGAAGCAATTTGTATTCGCGTGCATCGAGTTTTCGCATGATCCCCGTCGCCCCCCGGAATCTGCAAGATAGTGAATTGTCTAGAAATGCACCTAGTCGGGATCATGCAGCAGAGATTGTTTTTTAGCAAGCGCAAAACTAGCGAGAGCAAACGTTTAGGTGGTTTTTCGCCAAGGGTGATGCGCGCTGTTGATGTACATGAAACGCATCCGAGCCCATCGAGGTCTGACACGCTGGCCACCTCGAATTCGGCAGACTGACAGTGCGTTTACCACCGCTATGAGGGGAGCATGAGGATTTGTGGGGCGGTCAGGCGGAGCGGGCCGTTTCGGGCTTCTCATGATTGTCGTTAGCCATGCCCGGATACCATTGCCGGAAGGTTGAACGCAGGGAGCCGTCAAGGGTCTGCGTGCGGGTTTGCAGCAGAAGGTGCGCGCCGGTCCTGCTCCACGGCATCTGCTGCTTTTTCGCGTACCGCTTGGAGATGACAGCATTGACGGTGGCCTCGACGAAGGCAGACGATATCCGTTCACCGGATCGATAGCGTTCGTCGTAATTGATCAGGCTTGCGCTGTTGGAGGCGATGTAAGACTGGAATTCGCCGATAGCGGTCAGGAACTTGCGCATGTTCGGGTAGTCCGTTTTGAGAGCTTCGGCATCGATTTGCAGGTTATCGATTTCCTCACGGGCACGGTACGCATTGCCGTGCCAGAGATGCCATTTGATCCTGCGAAGCGTTTCAAGCAGGTCCTGCCCGGCCTTCTCATCATGGTTTTCGACGCCTGGGCGAACTGGCGAAGGACCGTGATGCGCATTGTGATGCCGGCGCGATCATTTCGGCAAGGGAGCGAACCTCTCGCCGCCATCCGTGATGAAGGTAATATCCTGGTTGGCCTGCACGCCCTGCTTCTTGCGATGGTCGAGGATACGGCGCTGCGGCTTGCGATCATAGCCATGGACAAAGCCGATGTAGCGGGGAACGCCGTCTTCAGGCAGGGAGCGGCCGACAATCAGCTCAAAATTCTTCTTCCGGTCGTTACGGTCCCGGATATACCCGCCATCCAGGCCGATAGACAATACGGCCATCGGGAACGGGCAGGTTCATCCAGTCGCGCGGATGGGCGTCCTGCATGAAAGAAACGGCTGCCCTTGCGTAACTTCAGGTCGCGAAGCGTCATAGCCGGGGAGCGGGCACCCGTCTCGCACGAACCGTACCGCACCCTGTGAATGATGAATCGATAAAGGTGGATGCCTTCCCACCCCATGGCAACCTGAAGGACGCCATGAAATTCGCGCAGCGTCGTCGTCGAGGGAACCTGAACCCGGCGCCACACCATCGGGCTTACGTCCTTCAGCCAAATACGGAATTGCAGGAAAACCTCGTCCTCAGAGGTCGCCGTCTCCCCGCCAGTTCTTGTTGTCCGTCTTGCCCTCTTCACGCTCGCCAGTTCCGTCGAGGTTCAATGGCGACGACATACTCCGTTCCGGCCCGCCCCACAAATCCTCATGCTCCCCTTCCTCGGAGATCGAGGAGTGCTGCAACTCCAACACCGTCGCCTTCGAGGTTCCTGCACCACACAGGACGTCCGCTCTGTGACGCTCTCCCGTTGTACCATCGACCAGACCGATCTCCCGGCAGGAAAGATCGAAAAGTTCCTTCCAGCCGAGATGCCATGGCCCTTCGGGTTCGCTCCATGGGTCGCAGTCTCCCGCTTTGTGCCGCCAGTGAGGGACGTTCTCGACCGGCATGACCGAGGTCAGCAGACCGCCGCAGTCACGGCAGGTCGCGCGCTCACCTTTCGCAAGAGGAGCACGCTTCACGCCGTCGGTCCAAGCAAACAACAAAGGAACCTCCTCCAGCGGCCAATTCATAAAATTGTTAGTGTCACTCCGCGATCAACTGGAAAGAGCATAAACTTAGAGGCGGCGGCGGTTGGACTTTGCAAAGCTCTCGCGTTTGGGCAGAAAACGGCCTCCGCATGGTCCGATTGCAGATGTCCATCACTAGTTGACCCATATTCGCGCTTCGCGCAATCCTTTCAGCAACCTGTAGTGACTTGAAACGGACCGGCTTTCCGACACCATGAGGGGTCAATATGGAACGGCAAACAGGGTCAACTTCTCCCGAAAATCAACACGCTGCCGCTCAAACGGGTATGGCTCTAATGCCAATCGTCGTAGTGGGCGATGTTGTTGATCCTCAACGATATTCGTCGAGGCGCTTCCAATCCGTGTCATCCGGCCGTTTTGCTAACCAAAAGCGCCAACCGTTCACGTTGTTTCCCGTGACCGCGTGCGCGGCGCGCGATGGGCTGGCGTACGTTACCCCATCTGATCCGGTCCACACGCCATTTCGAACAGAACCTTCAAATGTTCGGCCCTTATACGTGACACTAAACAGCGTCCCCTCAGGAAACCGCACTCCTCGCATGACACACCCGTTTTCGGCGCGGATGTCACCAGAAGTTGATGTGGGATTCAACATCAGCAACCTCCGGATCACATCGTTGTAAGTATCTAACTCGGTCGTGCGTCGTGCCGTCAGGGCCTTGAAGACCTCAAAATCAACATCGATAGCTACCATCAATTTCTCCTTTCCCTATGCAATATAGTGAAAATAGAACTCTCAGTCAATGCTCGAACGTTGTAGGGATTGGCCTACACAATTAGTCGCGGTGGCAAGAGCCACGGCAGGCTGAATCGCTTGGGGTGGAAATGTCGGAAGAGCTTAAACAGCGCGGACTTGAGGACGGCGGACAAGAGTATGGATATCTTGAATACCTAAATATTGGAGCAACGACTCTAGGCGCGCTGAAGGTTGCTAAGCTCATACCTCCTCGCGACTACACAGGCTTTGAGAGCCGTAAGCCGGATGGCCTTATCATCGACCGCAGAAGTGGCAAGCCACGCGTAGTTGCGGTTGTCGAATTCAAAACGGATCTTTTCAAGGATGACGGAATTGCTCAGGCAGCAACGGTCGGCGCTGCACTGAGAGCCAAATTTTGTGTATCGACCGATACCCATCGGTCCCACTGGTTCCTACCCTCCGAGCTAGGCGACCACAATCTGTTGAAGCGCCAAGACGGCTCCATTATTGCCACACCATTTGTCGCTCCGGATCATCGCGATAAGGCTAAAGTCGAAGCTGCGCGAACGCTCGTGGAAGATCTCGACGAGCGTCTTGATGGTGATCTGCTACCAGACCGACGAACATTGAACCCATCCGCCCTGGCTCGATCAGTTTGGCAGGACATCTACACCGCCGGCAACACCCCCTCACCTGCGCAGGCGCTATCGACATTCGTTGAAATATTCATGTTCAAGTATCTCTCGGACCTTGGAATTTTAACCACCGACGAAAATGGAACCGAAATTTCATTCGAAGCTGTTCTCGCGAAATCATCGGAACAGTGCCTCCGCTACTATCGCGCGAACGTCCGGCAGCAAATTCGGGACAAGTTTCCTGCAAGTGAAATTGACAAGACAACGTTGGTAAATGGCTTTGCTCTAAACCCCGACAACGGCGACCACAACTTCGTATTCAAGACGATCCTGCAAAAGTTTAAGACGTATGAGTCATCAAGCGACGGCGGTAAGTTTGTTCACATTGACAAGGAGTTCAAATCCCGCCTCTTTGAGGACTTTCTCAAAGGCAGCGTTGGACAACGTACCCTTGGTCAGTTCTTTACGCCACGTCGATTGATGAAGGGGATAGTCGATATGGCCGATGTCGAAGCGATGTCGGCTGGAACTGTCATAGCAGATCCCGCTTGCGGGGTCGGTGGCTTTCCGCTGGAGGCCGCCGCTCGGCGAACGGCACGCCTGAAGCGGCCAGAATTCCGCCTTGAGATAGAATGGAGGAAAGAGGGAAAACGTGTTGTCGAGGTCCCCCATATAGTTTCCGATGTATCGTACCACGGTTACGACAAGGGAAGTGACAGGCTTGACGAGAACCTGACGATCATCTTGGCCAAGGCAAACTTCGTCATCTACCAGTCAGATCTTCTGGTGCAGCATCCCAACGCGACCAGAGCTATGGCTGATAAGTTTAATAGCGTTTTTCAAGCCTATACCCAAACAAGCCTCGGCTCCCTTTCTGAGATTAATGAGAATGCATACGATCTAATCCTGTCAAACCCCCCATATTTGAACAGTGGGGCTGGTAGCATCAAGGAGGCCGCCCGTAGGGCAGGGTTGGATTACCGAGCAGGTGGATCGGGCCTCGAGGGCCTTTTCCTGGAAAAAATCGTGAAGGAGCTGAACGAAAATGGTCGAGCGTTCGTCATCCTTCCAGACGGCGTCTTTGTGCGGTCTGCTGACGCCA harbors:
- the repA gene encoding plasmid partitioning protein RepA; its protein translation is MTQTAENILASNTSDLKGLIQRHSSALSAQLQAHHASVFPPHAEKGIRNFTPAETSKLVGIGEGYLRQVAAEMPNLSVSQSGGRRSYSVEDIHELRKHLDQGTRGGRRYLPHRRADEELQVIAVMNFKGGSGKTTTSAHLAQYLALRGYRVLAIDLDPQASLSALFGHQPEVDVGPNETLYGAIRYDDQQRPIAEIVRATYIPDLHLIPGNLELMEFEHDTPRALMKRQPGDTLFFARIGQAISQAQNLYDVVIIDCPPQLGYLTLSALTAATSVLVTVHPQMLDVMSMNQFLAMTGDLLEEISAAGAPSDYNWMRYLVTRFEPSDGPQNQMVAFLRSIFGDHVLIHPMLKSTAVSDAGLTNQTLFEVERGQFTRATYDRALESMNNVNAEIEGLIRKAWGRAT
- the repB gene encoding plasmid partitioning protein RepB, coding for MSRKDVFAKLNPPGAAAAESSAEIRVQKGRLRPILGSPDLIQDTSRSPVGAIGQSLSEVSERSRRADDIEKRLTEGLAVVSLDTADIDPSFIPDRMPGAAEAHDRLVSSIREQGQQVPILVRPHPESPGRYQIAFGHRRLRAIAELGTRVSAIVRDLTDEQLVVAQGQENNERQDLTYIEKARFADRLQQRFSRDVIMAAMSLYKSDLSNMLSVVARIPDALIESIGPAPTVGRRSWIELAELLSNTKSLDRAIAFTGANEVQSLPSEERFKALLAHLKPHPKKAKADVWSTRAGVRLAKVTHSDAKVEIVIDRKEAPEFASFVLDKLQSLFEEHRSKN
- the repC gene encoding plasmid replication protein RepC; protein product: MESGYVTTPFGRRPMSLGMLASQQLAETIEPGMKRSKWKLFRAICEARPALGVTDRALTVLDALLTFYPDDEISEERGLIVFPSNAQLSLRSRGMTPATLRRHLAVLVDAGLIVRKDSPNGKRYVRRDREGAVDEAFGFSVAPLLARAAEIESLAAQAVADRELLRVTRERLTVCRRDLSKLIAAAFEEEVSGDWEGISAIFQTLLARIPRVATVEKLAPLLDEMASLRAGVINLLEKRIKTQKISANESQLERHKQNSNPEFIYELEPSFETKQGERAVANNNPNTEPSGERRLKAMIPSGKGNGGAPRAADLHAGHSLKSFPLGLVLQACPQILDYGPGGTIGNWRDLMSAAVVVRSMLGVSPSAYEEACAGMGPENAATVIACILERGGHINSAGGYLRDLTRRTEKGEFAIGPMLMALVRANAGLRRNVS
- a CDS encoding ProQ/FinO family protein, coding for MQKLWTESRGVIAAGPNEIGKAEAINALLVRPIELLPRREGDAIKPFALGIWTEIRALLMKPDLPVSALRRATSVYTHSKRYYFACAQPDAKRHDVDGNPVGPVSDEDRLAAQTTALSLKANSTPASSPAVADIGTPKSNLIRAGTFGRNRDVPPVS
- a CDS encoding DUF2278 family protein, with protein sequence MPLNNYAVLKGRPINNRLASGASPHYQVLVSENGTLHRIAINVRSQDGSEVEFLVRSQFEHPVTDLLAELPEGLHKTPSQPGGVALDFIRGNLMQPWELKPLPISASGPDNDLNEKIDAYIQRAMSDEEAMIYAFGETWGPENNKADKYFGFKPGRGIHDIHFNQGNPPGRFAAQNGPWQDGGLIIEFPREKQWVAIFLKFQTQAWHSDDGDGSLIVPQDREHPNRPHAPVDRDRIPTFEVPDGLVRVIAAYVNDVRTPERETVTLLNTADVPVDLAGWQIKDKQKNAMPLSGSIAGGATQVIQIKAPVALSNKGGIITLLNAQGIKVHGVSYTKEQARQPGRTIPFQA
- a CDS encoding DUF2924 domain-containing protein, encoding MVAIDVDFEVFKALTARRTTELDTYNDVIRRLLMLNPTSTSGDIRAENGCVMRGVRFPEGTLFSVTYKGRTFEGSVRNGVWTGSDGVTYASPSRAAHAVTGNNVNGWRFWLAKRPDDTDWKRLDEYR
- a CDS encoding N-6 DNA methylase, producing MSEELKQRGLEDGGQEYGYLEYLNIGATTLGALKVAKLIPPRDYTGFESRKPDGLIIDRRSGKPRVVAVVEFKTDLFKDDGIAQAATVGAALRAKFCVSTDTHRSHWFLPSELGDHNLLKRQDGSIIATPFVAPDHRDKAKVEAARTLVEDLDERLDGDLLPDRRTLNPSALARSVWQDIYTAGNTPSPAQALSTFVEIFMFKYLSDLGILTTDENGTEISFEAVLAKSSEQCLRYYRANVRQQIRDKFPASEIDKTTLVNGFALNPDNGDHNFVFKTILQKFKTYESSSDGGKFVHIDKEFKSRLFEDFLKGSVGQRTLGQFFTPRRLMKGIVDMADVEAMSAGTVIADPACGVGGFPLEAAARRTARLKRPEFRLEIEWRKEGKRVVEVPHIVSDVSYHGYDKGSDRLDENLTIILAKANFVIYQSDLLVQHPNATRAMADKFNSVFQAYTQTSLGSLSEINENAYDLILSNPPYLNSGAGSIKEAARRAGLDYRAGGSGLEGLFLEKIVKELNENGRAFVILPDGVFVRSADAKLRAWVARECHVDAIISLPVKTFYAVKKKTYVLCLSKKAVSAPGQPHPVFAYMVGSFGESLDGLRFPTSDSDMPELARMFRSFVSVKTRFSEDKEAGSHLTSPKVKLIDAHQILDSQSWAVDRYWTTDEKVALGLHEEMMSVSEDEFFDAVRSVQDQIGEMFKEFPE